The genomic interval GCGCCGGATGTACGGGCCTGGCACCCCTGGGGTCACTCCGACGCCATCGGCTTCGCCGCCATGGCGATGACCGAACTCACCCTCCACACCTACGACATCACCCGCGCCCTGGGCACCTCCTGGACCCCGCCCGGCCCCACCAGCGCCGCCGTTCTGGCCCGCCTCTTCCCCGGCGCGCCCTCGGGGCACCTCCCGTCCGACACGCTGCTGTGGTGCACGGGCCGGGCCGCGCTCCCCGGGCTGCCCCGGCGCGCGGAGTGGCAGTGGGACGGCACCGTGCGCTGACAGCGGGCCGTGGTTGAGGTCATGGATGCGGGCGGTACTCCTCGTCGTGCCGGGGCAGGCCGCGCAGCAGGGTGCCCAGGTAGAGGGCGAACGGCGGCTCGGCCGGGGCGTCGCCCGCTGCAGCCAGCCAACGGACCACGCCGAGGCCGAACAGGGCCCAGTTCTGCTCGGCCTGCCGGATGTCCGCGCCGCCCGCGCGGAACGCGGCGACGGCCTTGTCGTGCAGCCGCTCGAAGGACGCGAGGTGGTGGCGGTGCGGGCGGGCCACATGGGCGGCGTATCCGGGTACCGCCAGGAACTCGTCGTGCATCGCCCACGCCAGCCGCTCCAGCCAGTCGAGCCAGGTCCCGGCGTCGGGCTCGTCCTCGGGGAGCACCCGGCCGACCATGACCTCGCTGACGAGATCCAGCACGCCGTCGCGATCGGGCACCCACCGGTACAGCGACGAGTGCGAGACCCCGAGCCTCGTCGCGAGCTCCCGCATGGTGAGCGTCTCCACGTCCCCTTGCAAGGCGGCTTCGGCGATCCGCTCCCGGCTCAGCCGCGGCGGCCGACCGGGCCCGTTCTTTCCGGTGCTGTTCATCGGGGCAAGCGTACGCAGCGGGGGATGGGGGCTCATTAGTGACCAGTGGTCGCTAAAGCTGTTATCGTCGGCTGATGGGCATGCAAGGAGCAGCACGGGCACCACGGGAGATCGACACCTCGGGGCTGCCCATGGACCAGGCGCAAGCGCTCGTCCTCGACGAACTGCGCGCTCTCACGGAGCGCGCCGAGCCGTTCGCGGCGATCCTCCTGATGCCCGCACCGCCGGACGGGCGCACTCCCGTGACGTCGCCATCCGGTAGGTCCACCGCCGACCGCGTCCGCACTTTGAAGCTGATCCGGCCCGGCCTCACGGCGCACTGCCGGGGCCTCGCCTTCGTGGCGCCGGCGGACATCCCGGCGGAGCGCGCGGCATCGATGCACAGCGGTGAGCAGCTGTGGGGCTGCCCGACGATGGCCACGCAGGACGTGACGGCCGCCCGCGCCTGGGCCGGGGCGCGGGTCGGGGACTGACGAGGACGGCTCGGGCCCGGAGTGGCCTGGGGGCTCAGCCCAGGGTGGTTTGGAAGTAGGACGTTTCCCGGTAGCCGGCGTCCGGAGGGGTGACCTCGACCGTGACCGGGGTGCCCTTCCGGGCCGGCTTCAAGCGAATCGGGACGGTGCGCTCCTCGCCCTCGGGGAGGGGCGGGACGAGGGCGGCGGCGGACTTCTCCGAGTTCAGCCGGGTCAGGCTGTAGACGCCGGCGTCGTCGCCGGCGGATTCGCCGGCCCGGACGACGAGGAGCGGGGGAAACGAGTCACCGTTGAGGCGCAGTTCCTCGTCGGTGCCGTTCTTGAAGGTCACGGTGAGGCTGTAGGTGCCGTCGCCATGGGGCTCGGGGCGGCTGATGGTGACCCACAGGCCGTCCTCGTACCGGGCCGTCATGCCGGGGCCGAGCGGTTGGGACACGCTGCCCGAGAGGCCGGGCTGCTCCATCTGACCGTCGCCGTCGAGGCTCTTCTCGAAATCCGCGACCGCGGCGGCTCCCAGCATGATCAGCACGAAGAAGGCGACCACAGCGATCGCGCAGCCGTAGAACCACCGCGAGCTGTCGGCGGGTGAGGAATCCGTGGCTGACGTGTCTGCTGCGGTCGCTTCCGTGTCCATGTGCGCCACGCTAGGCGGCGGCCGGGGCGGGATCATGAGCGCCGGTACTCAGGGGGCGGTTGAGTAGGCGCGAGGACCCGCGCCACAACCCCGGGAGGGCTGGGGGGCGGGCCCTGCGGTGTACGGCGGTGAGGGTCAGCGCTCGGCCGTGAACTCCACGAAGGCCGCCCACGCGGGAGCGGCGACGAGGAGTACGGGGCCGGCGGGGCCTTGCTGTCGCGTACGGGGATCAGGCCGGGGTAGCCGTCGGCCACCTCGATGACGGTGGGCCGGTCAGGGTCACGCGGCGTCGAGCGGCAGAACTCGATGGAAGACGGCCATGGTCCGGCCGGGACCGTCGTAGTCGTCGACGATCTTCGTGTCGAAGCCGAGGCTGCGGTGGAAGGCGATCGAGCCGGTGTTCTCGATTGACGTGATCGCCTTCAACTGCCGTGCACCCTGACGTTCCGCTGCCTCGGCGAACGCCCCGTACAGGCGACGCCCGAGGCCGGTGCCGCGGGCGTCGTTCCGCGTGGCGATCAGATGCACGTACCCGGTGGCGTTCGGGGTGACGAACCCGAAGACGTACCCACGGATTCCGTCCTCGGCTCGGGCAACCAGGCAGGTTGAACCGAACTCCTGCACCAGCGCCAGAAGGTGCAGCGACCGAAGG from Streptomyces sp. CA-278952 carries:
- a CDS encoding TetR/AcrR family transcriptional regulator, which produces MNSTGKNGPGRPPRLSRERIAEAALQGDVETLTMRELATRLGVSHSSLYRWVPDRDGVLDLVSEVMVGRVLPEDEPDAGTWLDWLERLAWAMHDEFLAVPGYAAHVARPHRHHLASFERLHDKAVAAFRAGGADIRQAEQNWALFGLGVVRWLAAAGDAPAEPPFALYLGTLLRGLPRHDEEYRPHP
- a CDS encoding GNAT family N-acetyltransferase, whose amino-acid sequence is MIGTMGIQITSAGMADFHQVLADHPRYWGERDLRSLHLLALVQEFGSTCLVARAEDGIRGYVFGFVTPNATGYVHLIATRNDARGTGLGRRLYGAFAEAAERQGARQLKAITSIENTGSIAFHRSLGFDTKIVDDYDGPGRTMAVFHRVLPLDAA